From the genome of Leishmania major strain Friedlin complete genome, chromosome 35:
CGGGACCCGCTCACCACCTCTCGAAATGCTTTCTTCTTCATCCACGGCGTCTTCTACATCGACGACCGGCATCGATCACACACGGACTTTGTCGACCTCAGCGAGGTTATCCGGAGGAACGACCCTTTGCAGGACGTGTCGAGCTTTCACGCTCTCGAGCACCAGGGATTTGCTCGGTGCCCTGTGAAGAGCGCAGCAGAGACCACGTTCAAGGACCTCAACATCAAGATGGGTGAGTCgtgcctgctgcggcactgcggcGGGTGCGACCACTACTTCTTCCTGTCGCATGCCCGAAGCCTAAGCGGCTACCCGCGCAAGGAGAGACATGAGTTCCCGCACCGTGTGGCCAAAGTACGAGACCAGGCAAGGCGGTGTCTGCTCTGTCGATTGTTTCCCGCCACGGTCGCGCTCTACGAGGACCCGCTTTCACCTGAGAGTCCGGCCTTTTACTGCGCGGTGTGCTTTGATCTtctgcacagcagcgacacacccgaggaggcggcgcagtaccagcgacgcgaagcgAAGGACTTTGGTGAGGTTTACTTCAAGGCAACGTAGCCTTCCACCCAGCGTacgcgcccccctccccttacTTTGGCACCGTTTAACACCTTTCTCGTCCACAGCGACGGCTGCGTGTCGAGATCGAGTGTCTTGAAGCGTTCCAAACTTgcacaaaacacacaaagaaaaaatgAGATGActccaccctcctcctcctccctcagcGTCGCTGTGAGCAGCGGGGGTGGAGTCGAACACGTGGTGCTACTCATGGGGCAAGTAGGGCTAGAGGGTAAGCTGCCTGTAGGTGCACATACTCCGCTGTGCGGTGTATCTTActccctttcccttcctGTGTGTGAGGGGTGTCTTCGTCAACGGACTCGCtgagcgcgtgcacacacacacacacacacacatacatgtatAATGCTGCCACAAacttcttttttgttgttactcccccgcccctctccgcATCCTTTCGCTCTCTCAACGGCTGTCTTCTTTGGGTTTTCGCCTtggctctcctctcctccactgTCTCCTCTGCATTTGTGGGCGGTGTAAACCACAGATCCATCGCGTCTTTTTTACTCTGCACACAAacgtacgcacacacgcgctgctctcccttcgccccctccacccatttacccccccccctacaccctccctcccaagTCTCCTACCTATCTAGAGGGACTTCCGAAACGGTCACTCTACACCTACACGTGTTTCCTTGGCCATCTCACGTGCGCAGAATCGTTCACCCTAACACTCTCTCACTCGGACGAGAGAGATTTGGTTACGGCAGGGTGCTCATTACGTGGGTTGCTCTGAAAGGTGAAGGCATGTGATGTTTGGGGTTtgagccgcgccgccgtttGTTTTCCCCGTGTGCATGTCTACCTTcatgtgtgcctgtgtcttTTTCGTGAAGCGTTCATCAGCAGTTGTACCGTATCATGTTCTCTGTTTCCGAGCACCGGTTGCCATGCGACGCCCTGTACTCGCGCATTAGTGCCAGTCGTTCCAAACCCCTTGTGGGTttcggcggccgcgacgcATCTATCCACGTCTACCCATTCATGGGATACACGCGGAGTGCCTGGCTGCAGGGTCTGTCGGAGCCTATCACAGCCCTCGGCTTTGACCCGGACCAGACGTCCGTGGTGGGCGGAAGCGACGCTGGAAAGCTGCAAATGTGGGACATTGGCTctgaggaggtggtgcgtgTCTTCACGCGCGGCCACGCCTCCACCGTAACGGACATCGATGTCTTCCGCAGCGGGCAGTTCTTCGCCACCGTTTCAACGGATAGGATACTGCGCATCTGGGATGTGCGAAAGTCGTCTGGCCGGCAGTCCTACAAGGATGCCACCGCCCCATTATGTGCCGTGCAATTCTCGCCGAATGGCCGGTGGGTGGCCACCGGGTGTGCGCGCGGTATTGTGCGGCTCTACGACCTCGTCGCTGGCAAGATTGTCCACAAGTTCGAACTGCACACCGGCGCCATCACGAGTCTACACTTCCACCCGGACTTGTACTATTTAGTGGTGGGCAGCGGTGACGGTACGGTGTCGGTGTGGGATCTAGACTCCTTCGAGACGCGGttccacagcagcagccagcatACACCCATCGATGCCGTCCACTTCAGTGGCACACGCCTCCTCGCTACATCGGATCACAACCTGCGTATCTTCGATACGTCGAACCTTAGTGACCGCACGGCAGTGTCGCTGGAGGCGCCGTGGATTATGATGGGTGACGTAGCCTACGCAAGCGCCACGGACGAGGCCTGGTTCGTGGAGACGGCCGGAGCGACGGCAATGAAGTGCAAGTTGTCCTTGCGCGACATTCGCCGTCCCGGAGAAGAGGCGCCtcgcgtggcagcggcgccacccgCATCTGCTCTAGCACCTGCCTCGCCCTCCCAGCGAGTCCCGGTGGCGACGCTGAACAGCAACAGTTCAATCTTCGCGGATGCGCGAAAGAAACCTGCCAATGGGTCTCGGCCCAGCCCAATGGACTCACCGGCGAAAACAACGGAAAATGACGTGGCAGAAAAGGAGTTACGCGCGGAGACGTCGGCACCGACGTCTGCGACCCTGCCACGACCAGCATTCAGTAGCGGCGGACCATCTTTCCCATCGACATCGACCCCGCCGTCGAATGCAGGCGAGTCAGAGCTGCAgatggtgcagcagctgcgtcacGAGCACGGCACTGTCTCTACcacgctgcagaggcggctCAACACTCTGTGCACCGTGCGCACGCTATGGATGCAGAACCAGCCTGAGGCCATGGCGCACGTGAGGCAGCTCTACAACGAGGGGCAGGAGTTTGGCCCGCTCTTCGACCTTCTAaccgtgctgcagcagtctcGCATGAAGGAGAAGTTGCTCACAGAGTCCATCACTACTTTTTTGGACCTCGTCGAGATCGCTCTCAAGACGGACTACGAGCCGCTGATCTTGTTAGGACTGCGCACGCTTCGCAGCATTTGCACCAAGTTCCGCGCACGGATGGAGGAAGCACAGCGGCGGGCGCGCGCGTCGCAGAGCACAGGCTACAACGATCCGCTCGGCACGAGTCAGCATCAGCACATAACACAGAAGTTGCTTAATTGCTGCCCGGTCGTCTTTGCGCTAGCGGAGCGCTGCGATGGCGTCGGGGAGGAGGCTAGGGCAGTCCTGCCAGacatgccgctgccgccgcgcactcAATAGGCGTGTTCGGCTGATTGTCCTGGGCTGGGGGGGGGTTCCTTTGAGCGAAAGAGCACGTAGCGGTACCGATACcgccaccagcaggcagtctctgtgccgctgccgctcgtctgcttttttttgcaTCCTCCATTGGTGTACATTTGTGagacgttttttttttttactgACTTCCCGTGCGCATGGTTGCTTCCTTTTGGATGGAGGTGGATGACTGCTGCTCAACGATGTATCTCCCTGCATTTTGACCTATCGTGTCGCTCTAGGTGATGTTGTGTACAGTGGTGCGCTTCCCTAGTGCCGACCCTCGGTCCGATGTTGCTGTTCCTCTCCCTTGTTTCTCCACCACAGAAACGCCGTATTATGCTCTCCTCGTGTTTATTTCTGTGGGTATGGGTGGGTGAGTGCAGTCTTCCGTGCTCAgtgcacctctctctccacgtCTCGgtcttttcctttccttAGATCTCTTTGCTGATGTGCGCACACGGGTAGATGGGTGTGTCCGCTCGTCTTTTGTTTTGGTGCCGTGCTgatgcctctctctctttcacttCGCCGGTGTgtcgctcccccccccacacacacacacctcctcctccctcgatCACGTCTTGTTCTtgttctctccttttttATATATTGGTTAGAactcacacacagacacacaccacacgtgcgcgcacgtccccaccccctcatcTCCACCTCTCACCCCGACCCTACTCGTGCCCCTTCGTCTGGGAGCTGCCATGATGGCCCCATCCCTCACTTCTCTTTTGTTCACCGGAGCGGAGATTTGGATGTCGGTCTACCAAGTCCCGGAACGCAACGGAACTCCGAAATAAGACGACGAGCGAAACCAAAAAGACGCATGTGGTGATCCAAATCGAGCGACGCGCGCcgagaggaaaagagaacCGTCGCCTTGTGACTCTCCCGCAGCGTGGGAAGCGTACACTCAACCTTCGTGCCCCTCATTTTTTTATCAGTTTTTCCTCTTCGTGGACAGACCCGCATGTGCCACCTGCGGCGGAAGGGACGAGCGAAGGGTGAAGCACACAcgagtgcagcggctggcaCCGTCACCTCCGCGGTGCGTTCGGGGATAGGTTCGACTCGCTACTCTCTTTTCTGATCCTCTCTTTGCTTGCTCTCGTTTACGGGTATGTGTACTGAGGACCCCTCTCACTCACCTTACTCTCATACTGTCCTTGCCGCCCTGCAACCCACGCTGCCACTCAGCGGCATGCAACACTACTAAAGTAGCTCGTGTAATGTCCTCGTCACCGTCTGACTAGGTGAGAGCAGCGGTCAGGCCTCTCAACACTgccgtgcaggaggcgctgcagacggCCCAAGATGCCCAACGGCAGGGGCAACTGCAAAGCCCGGCTTCACCAGCGCCCTAGTGCAGCCCCTCCCAATCCTGTACGCTTGATCTCCAGAATGAGCGCCTGCAGGCGCTCGAGAGCTTCATTCGACGCGCGCGGGAGGAATCCTGTGGAGCGTCCGCGGGGGCCTCAGGCCAACTCGGCGCGCGTGAACCGAGCGCCGCGCGGGACGTCCTGGTCCCTGCCGGAACCGGTACCCTGGCCTTTTGTGGTCTGTTGAGTGCACGAAGGCTAGAAATTCACTTCGACGCGCAAGGAACGCgcagggcggcggtggagcagcgcctcgcacACCTGGAGGCAAAGCTGAACGCCTTGAGAAACGTAGTGGCGCAGGTGCCAGCTGAAGTCCCCCATCGAAAGCATCGTTTTTCCGCCATGGATGCAAAACTTGAGGCGAGAATGGCATCTGTATGGGAGGTGGTCTCCTCCAGGCACGCAGTCGAAGCCACCGACTTGTCGCTCATCCAAAACGTGACGCGTGCGCTGGCCGCCATGCACGAGCGAGTcgaacagcagcacgcggaGTTGACGCGATGGCACCGGCAAAACTACAAGCTGATGTGCACGATGGTTGTACACGTCAACTGGCGTGAGGAGGACCACCGTCAGCTGCGCGATGAGTTGGTGAACGTTCGACAACAGCTCGGACGTGTTGCCGTGCGTGGCGACGTTCCTCTTCTGCGGCCACGCAACGGAGGGTAAGGGACGGCCGCTTATGTAGTTGGAAGGAAAGGGCTGGCAGCACACCTTTTTGCGTTTGTCTCCACCCCACACTCACCCCTGCACTCACTCTCCCTCGCCCTTTGAtggcgggagggagggagcacacCGCAGTGCGGTGGTGTGACAGAGCTCGGTGCCCCAGCTCTTTGGGCGTATGTGGGGAAGCCAAacagccctccccccccccttctatcccctgccaatgcagagctccacctcctctggtGCTGACGGGGTCCATGTGCCTACGACGTAGGGAAGCCAGTGCGCTGCGTCGCGACGGATGTCGGCAGTGtgtcaggtcctggatggcgttgcgtcggagcggcctgcggcagtgcagacgcgcctgcgcggctcCAGCGCATCTgtcacccggccctcaccaccgcctgctggtgtgtggggggCCCTGAGCGccacaccctcctcctccgaggAGGGACGCCGcgggtggcgaccggcatgatgggagcggctgcgaggcgacctgcggggcAGCGGGGGGCGGGGCAAAGAGGTTGGTAGAGCTCGGGGCAGgggggccgtgctctcagatggctgCGTCGGTGTGTTGCTGTAGGGCTcgtgtgccgcgctgcgtcgTAGGACTcgatggggcctgtgacaggccaGGGGTGGTGCGGAGTGGAGTTCGACTCGTGTATGGCAGAGAATGGACCTGTTGACGCCCAGCAAGATGAAAAACGTCTTCATCTCTCCTGCCGCTTACTCGCTAACCACTGCTCTCTAGCGCTGCTGTACTTCGTAGATCCAGCGGCTTTGCTACTCGGCCCACAGCGAAAAGGTATATGGTGTTTTGGGCGTCAAAGCAGTTGTTCAcgctgcgggtgcggcgGAGCTCTACACCTGTGCCGGAAGCGTTTCGTTGACTGGGCGCTACTCACAtaccttctctctcttcctctcttgtTGTGGTGCTTCGGctgtgtatatgtgtgtgtatggggggCGGCCAGGTGCGACGGCTCATTTTAGCGTAGAGCTCGAACGACACAGCGCAACTGTCTTTCGTTAGCGGTCAAAGTCAAAGCAACGCGTCCGTCAAGAGCGCTaagcacacaagcacatcTAAGCATACACACAAAGTAGTGTCCGACCCATGCCGCTCTGCAAGACGTTTTCGCAGTCGGAGCGGGAGAAGCTCCGAAAGGATCGCGATGTACTGCCGCCGTTGAGCGACGGTCCGTTTGGGCCGTTCCCGAAAAATTGGAACCCGCGGGGGCGCGATGGGGCAAAGGCAACTGTGAGCACTAGCGTCAGCATTCTGATGGCCAAGAACAAAGCCGCCGCCGGGCAAGcgaccgctgcggctgcgccggaGGCAGCGCAAGCTGACATTCTCATCGGCCACACAGGCACGGGCGGCATGACGGTGAGCACCTTCAAAGGCACCggcggtgcagacacgtccCTCAGCAACGGGCGCTTCGGCGACCCGGCCGGCCCTGGCAAAGCTGGCGCCTACTCGAAGCAGCGCATGCCACCGACAGACTTTCGCCATCACTACGAGCGCAGCGATTTGCCACTATCCATTCAGCACGGCGCGAAGCGCTCGCTTCACTGGAAAGTTGACGTGTCGAAGCTCGACTACCACCACTACCTGCCCATCTTCTTCGATGGCTtgcgcgagctggaggagccCTTCAGCTTTGTGGCGTACCAGGGCAGCATGGACCTTCTtgagggcggcggtgccaaGATCctgccgacggtgccgcagctcaTCGTGCCGCTCAAGACGGCACTGAACAGTCGGCACCCCGACGTGCTGCGGAAGGTCTTTCACGTGATCCAGAAGCTAGTAGTGAGTGGCGATCACATTGGCGAAGCGCTTGTGCCATACTACAGGCAACTGTTGCCGGTGTTCAACATGTTTAAGAACCGCACCAAGAGCATGGGCGATCGCATGGACTACGGGCAGCGCAACAGCCACGACCTCAGCAGTCTCATCAACGACACCCTGTACTTACTGGAGCGCTACGGCGGCCCCGATGCGTACATCAACATCAAGTACATGGTTCCCACGTACGAGTCCTGCGTGTGAAATTGGCGGCATGTGAGGCACAGGTGGCGCAGCCTGATgtaacaaaaaaaagaggcgcGTGTCTTCCTTTTCCCCTTCGCCAAGCCCACGTCAGatcgtttctttttctttttgctgGTTTGCTTTTCCAAGACCATGTACCACGGTGAAATcacgcgccgcctccgtcagcAATGGGCGAAGAGAAACGTAAAACCAAAGGGGACACACGAAAATCAACCCCGAATGCCCTAGTGTCCCTGCGACCCGCGTGCCCAAGCCAGCGGCCGCCAATGCCtcgaacccccccccctccctctcctaAACCCCCTACCACTCCCGCCCGTGCCAAACCCCCCGCTCCTCGGGCAGCCCCACTCCGGGGGCGGCCaggcctctccctcccttcccccctaCGCCACCCGAGAAAAGGGGCCCGGGAGTGAGGAAAGGCCCGCCCCGTGGACGGagccacccccccccccactcaGCGACCCCGCAAAGGCAAAGCGGAGCTGGTCGCAGGGAAAGGCAACCAAGGCCCAGGATCAGCGCCTCGCCGGGGCGGGGGGCGCACATC
Proteins encoded in this window:
- a CDS encoding conserved hypothetical protein (previous protein_id=AAZ14693.1), producing MPLCKTFSQSEREKLRKDRDVLPPLSDGPFGPFPKNWNPRGRDGAKATVSTSVSILMAKNKAAAGQATAAAAPEAAQADILIGHTGTGGMTVSTFKGTGGADTSLSNGRFGDPAGPGKAGAYSKQRMPPTDFRHHYERSDLPLSIQHGAKRSLHWKVDVSKLDYHHYLPIFFDGLRELEEPFSFVAYQGSMDLLEGGGAKILPTVPQLIVPLKTALNSRHPDVLRKVFHVIQKLVVSGDHIGEALVPYYRQLLPVFNMFKNRTKSMGDRMDYGQRNSHDLSSLINDTLYLLERYGGPDAYINIKYMVPTYESCV
- a CDS encoding putative katanin (previous protein_id=AAZ14691.1), whose translation is MFSVSEHRLPCDALYSRISASRSKPLVGFGGRDASIHVYPFMGYTRSAWLQGLSEPITALGFDPDQTSVVGGSDAGKLQMWDIGSEEVVRVFTRGHASTVTDIDVFRSGQFFATVSTDRILRIWDVRKSSGRQSYKDATAPLCAVQFSPNGRWVATGCARGIVRLYDLVAGKIVHKFELHTGAITSLHFHPDLYYLVVGSGDGTVSVWDLDSFETRFHSSSQHTPIDAVHFSGTRLLATSDHNLRIFDTSNLSDRTAVSLEAPWIMMGDVAYASATDEAWFVETAGATAMKCKLSLRDIRRPGEEAPRVAAAPPASALAPASPSQRVPVATLNSNSSIFADARKKPANGSRPSPMDSPAKTTENDVAEKELRAETSAPTSATLPRPAFSSGGPSFPSTSTPPSNAGESELQMVQQLRHEHGTVSTTLQRRLNTLCTVRTLWMQNQPEAMAHVRQLYNEGQEFGPLFDLLTVLQQSRMKEKLLTESITTFLDLVEIALKTDYEPLILLGLRTLRSICTKFRARMEEAQRRARASQSTGYNDPLGTSQHQHITQKLLNCCPVVFALAERCDGVGEEARAVLPDMPLPPRTQ
- a CDS encoding hypothetical protein (previous protein_id=AAZ14692.1) is translated as MDAKLEARMASVWEVVSSRHAVEATDLSLIQNVTRALAAMHERVEQQHAELTRWHRQNYKLMCTMVVHVNWREEDHRQLRDELVNVRQQLGRVAVRGDVPLLRPRNGG